In one Pseudomonas hydrolytica genomic region, the following are encoded:
- the fliL gene encoding flagellar basal body-associated protein FliL yields the protein MAKKEAAPAADGQPGGKSKLKLIILIVVGLLLAVGLSIGGTWFILSKGDKADDAKPAEAASPAVPVRQPALYQDLMPAFVVNFNHQGRTRYLQVSMALMSRDAAGVEKLKVHMPVLRNRLVMLLSGQDFAALQTPLGKEMLLQQALASVQELAQKETGSTVVEQVLFTNFVLQ from the coding sequence ATGGCTAAGAAAGAAGCGGCACCGGCCGCCGACGGACAACCCGGCGGCAAGAGCAAGCTCAAGCTCATCATTCTCATCGTCGTGGGTCTGCTCCTGGCCGTCGGTCTTTCCATTGGCGGTACCTGGTTCATTCTCAGCAAGGGCGACAAGGCCGACGATGCCAAGCCCGCCGAAGCTGCCAGCCCCGCGGTACCGGTGCGCCAACCGGCGCTGTATCAGGATCTGATGCCGGCTTTCGTGGTCAATTTCAATCATCAGGGCCGCACTCGCTATCTGCAGGTCAGCATGGCGCTGATGAGCCGCGACGCCGCTGGCGTGGAGAAACTCAAGGTGCACATGCCGGTTTTGCGCAATCGCCTGGTGATGCTGCTTTCCGGTCAGGATTTCGCTGCCCTGCAGACCCCGCTGGGCAAGGAGATGCTCCTGCAGCAGGCCTTGGCCAGCGTGCAGGAACTGGCCCAGAAGGAAACCGGCAGCACCGTGGTCGAGCAGGTGCTGTTCACCAATTTCGTTTTGCAGTAG
- a CDS encoding flagellar hook-length control protein FliK: protein MSALPDLRLQATPEAKSKAKQPAKAPEPSKKEASSFAEVYAKERQAKPGERSGSTAKSSQEQPAKPGAEASTPAATAAEQPVVAAPGNSLPAEEGTQEALDPLLAMALGGMPLPADMVPAAEEALPPEALLITGFVGGSAEETQPVLEPEVDDPLAMLAELPEEEVKTQPVQEALSRSARISTSTDFAAAMAAMGKGEETLKKSDEPALDLPLESLAKDALESLKDSVQPNRPDQFVSKLNALTQALNQQTNVTSRLPLVPGQPVAMHQGGWSEAVVDRVMWLSSQNLKSAEIQLDPAELGRLEVRVNLSQDQAQVTFASPNASVREALEGQMHRLRELFTQQGMSLADANVSDQSLSRGWQGQGEEGRGGGGRGGEGLLGGDDAAMVGHQEVAGERLRTGLGLVDYYA, encoded by the coding sequence ATGTCCGCGTTGCCCGACCTACGCCTGCAGGCCACGCCTGAGGCGAAGAGCAAAGCGAAGCAGCCGGCCAAAGCGCCGGAGCCCAGCAAGAAAGAGGCTTCCAGCTTTGCCGAGGTGTATGCCAAGGAGCGCCAGGCCAAGCCTGGTGAGCGCTCTGGCAGCACTGCAAAATCCAGCCAGGAGCAGCCGGCCAAGCCCGGTGCCGAGGCCTCGACCCCGGCCGCGACTGCCGCCGAACAACCGGTCGTTGCCGCCCCCGGCAATTCCTTGCCGGCCGAGGAGGGTACGCAGGAGGCGCTCGACCCCTTGCTGGCCATGGCCCTTGGCGGCATGCCGCTGCCGGCTGACATGGTGCCTGCTGCCGAGGAAGCGCTGCCGCCCGAGGCTCTGCTGATCACCGGCTTTGTCGGCGGCAGCGCCGAAGAGACGCAGCCGGTGCTGGAGCCTGAGGTCGATGACCCCCTGGCCATGCTCGCCGAGCTGCCGGAGGAGGAGGTCAAGACCCAGCCCGTGCAGGAGGCTTTGAGCAGAAGTGCGCGGATCTCCACCAGCACCGATTTCGCCGCGGCCATGGCGGCCATGGGCAAAGGCGAAGAGACGCTCAAGAAAAGCGATGAGCCTGCTCTGGACCTGCCGCTCGAGAGCCTGGCCAAGGATGCGCTGGAGAGTCTCAAGGACAGCGTGCAACCCAATCGCCCGGATCAGTTCGTCAGCAAGCTCAACGCCCTGACTCAGGCGCTGAACCAGCAGACCAACGTGACCTCGCGCCTGCCACTGGTGCCCGGTCAGCCGGTCGCCATGCATCAGGGCGGCTGGAGCGAGGCGGTGGTGGACCGGGTCATGTGGTTGTCCAGCCAGAACCTCAAGTCGGCGGAAATTCAGCTCGACCCGGCCGAGCTGGGGCGCCTGGAGGTGCGGGTGAACCTGTCCCAGGATCAGGCCCAGGTCACCTTCGCCAGCCCCAATGCCAGCGTGCGCGAAGCGCTAGAAGGCCAGATGCACCGCCTGCGCGAGCTGTTCACCCAGCAGGGCATGAGCCTGGCCGACGCCAATGTCTCCGACCAGTCGCTGAGTCGCGGCTGGCAGGGCCAGGGGGAGGAGGGCCGTGGTGGTGGTGGACGTGGCGGCGAAGGGCTGCTGGGCGGCGATGACGCAGCGATGGTCGGACATCAGGAAGTGGCCGGTGAGCGCCTGCGCACGGGGCTCGGCCTGGTCGATTACTACGCCTGA
- a CDS encoding Hpt domain-containing protein, translated as MSDIHLDDAVLAALQDVMEDEYPILLDTFVADSEERLRLLHQAAADGDAQGLRLAAHSFKGSCSNMGAVLLSGLCKQLEDAGRREALELAPALIEQIEREFAIVRILFKSERQRYRV; from the coding sequence GTGTCCGATATCCATCTCGACGATGCCGTCCTGGCAGCCTTGCAGGACGTCATGGAAGACGAGTACCCGATTCTGCTCGATACCTTCGTGGCCGATTCCGAGGAGCGCCTGCGTCTGCTGCATCAGGCCGCGGCCGATGGCGATGCGCAGGGCTTGCGGCTGGCCGCTCATAGCTTCAAGGGCAGTTGCAGCAACATGGGCGCGGTGCTGCTGTCTGGCCTGTGCAAGCAGCTCGAGGACGCTGGGCGGCGTGAGGCGCTCGAGCTGGCACCGGCGCTGATCGAGCAGATCGAGCGCGAATTCGCCATCGTCCGCATCCTCTTCAAGTCCGAGCGTCAGCGTTACCGCGTCTGA
- a CDS encoding fused response regulator/phosphatase, whose amino-acid sequence MPERLSILIVEDNAADRMLLSTIVSRQGHRVLTAGNGLEAVALFEQERPHLVLMDALMPVMDGFEAARRIKQQAGEALVPIIFLTSLTENEALVRCLEAGGDDFLAKPYNRVILEAKIGAMDRLRRLQATVLEQRDLIARHNEHLLREQRVAKAVFDKVAHSGCLDAPNIRYLQSPYALFNGDLLLAAYTPSGGMHVMLGDFTGHGLPAAIGAMPLAEVFYGMTSKGHALAEILREINAKLKRILPVGVFCCATLLNISSQRGLLEVWNGGLPDGYLLHGDGRPRQALVSRHLPLGILEPAAFSDRCEVYPLAEGDRIFLLSDGVLEACNQQGQLFGEERLLALLDANRQPQALFEEIQRALVEFRGEVQDDVSMLQVGLAEDDERPRPLAFADSGQSSSLDWSASFEFRAQSLRHFNPLPYLLQLLLDVQALRPRGGELYTVLAELYSNALEHGVMGLNSALKQDASGFAEYYRERRLRLAALHEGYVRFHLRMLPEDGGGRLIVRVEDSGPGFDPGRVMAAGDEALCGRGLALVRQLSDGFHVAPGGQGVSVEFCWSSEA is encoded by the coding sequence ATGCCTGAGCGCCTGTCGATCCTGATCGTCGAGGACAACGCGGCCGACCGCATGCTGTTGTCGACCATCGTCAGTCGGCAGGGGCACAGGGTACTCACCGCCGGCAACGGGCTGGAGGCGGTCGCCCTGTTCGAGCAGGAGCGGCCGCACCTGGTGCTGATGGATGCCCTGATGCCGGTGATGGACGGTTTCGAGGCCGCCCGCCGTATCAAGCAGCAGGCCGGCGAAGCGCTGGTGCCGATCATCTTTCTCACCTCGCTCACCGAGAACGAGGCGCTGGTGCGTTGCCTGGAGGCGGGCGGCGACGATTTTCTCGCCAAGCCCTACAACCGGGTGATACTCGAAGCCAAGATCGGCGCCATGGATCGCCTGCGCCGCTTGCAGGCCACCGTGCTGGAACAGCGTGACCTGATCGCCCGGCACAACGAACACCTGCTGCGCGAGCAGCGGGTGGCCAAGGCGGTATTCGACAAGGTGGCGCATTCCGGCTGCCTCGACGCCCCCAATATCCGTTATCTGCAATCGCCCTATGCGCTGTTCAACGGCGACCTGCTGCTGGCGGCGTACACGCCCTCCGGCGGCATGCACGTGATGCTGGGCGACTTCACCGGGCACGGCTTGCCGGCCGCCATCGGCGCCATGCCGCTGGCCGAGGTGTTCTATGGCATGACCTCCAAAGGCCATGCCCTGGCCGAGATCCTTCGCGAGATCAATGCCAAGCTCAAGCGCATCCTGCCGGTTGGGGTGTTCTGCTGCGCCACCCTGCTCAACATCAGCAGCCAGCGGGGCCTGCTCGAGGTGTGGAACGGCGGGCTGCCCGATGGCTATCTGCTGCATGGCGACGGGCGACCGCGTCAGGCGCTGGTGTCACGTCATCTGCCGTTGGGCATTCTCGAGCCGGCGGCATTCAGCGATCGCTGCGAGGTGTATCCCCTGGCCGAGGGGGATCGCATATTCCTGCTCAGCGACGGCGTGCTGGAGGCCTGCAACCAGCAGGGCCAGCTGTTCGGCGAAGAGCGTCTGCTGGCCCTGCTCGATGCCAATCGCCAGCCGCAGGCGCTGTTCGAGGAGATCCAGCGGGCCTTGGTGGAGTTCCGCGGCGAAGTGCAGGACGACGTCAGCATGCTGCAGGTCGGCCTTGCCGAAGACGACGAGCGCCCTCGGCCCCTGGCCTTTGCCGACAGCGGCCAGAGCAGTTCGCTGGACTGGTCGGCCAGTTTCGAGTTTCGCGCGCAGAGCCTGCGCCATTTCAATCCCTTGCCCTACCTGTTGCAGCTGCTGCTGGACGTGCAGGCCCTGCGACCGCGCGGCGGGGAGCTGTACACCGTCCTGGCCGAGCTCTACTCCAATGCCCTGGAGCACGGCGTGATGGGACTGAACTCCGCGCTCAAGCAGGATGCCAGCGGTTTTGCCGAGTACTACCGTGAGCGCCGCCTGCGCCTGGCCGCACTGCACGAGGGGTACGTGCGCTTCCACCTGCGGATGCTGCCGGAGGACGGGGGTGGCCGTCTGATCGTGCGGGTCGAGGACAGCGGTCCCGGCTTCGATCCGGGCAGGGTCATGGCGGCTGGCGACGAAGCCCTGTGCGGACGCGGGCTGGCGCTGGTGCGTCAGCTCAGTGATGGCTTCCATGTTGCGCCGGGTGGCCAGGGGGTCAGCGTGGAGTTTTGCTGGTCCTCTGAGGCATAA
- a CDS encoding STAS domain-containing protein, which translates to MAITSQPSADGQELTIVIRGRFDFASHQEFRDAYERVNITPKRYQVDLQDTSYLDSSALGMLLLLRDHAGGDAAQIRLLNCSSDVRKILAISNFEQLFQIS; encoded by the coding sequence ATGGCCATCACCTCGCAACCGTCGGCCGACGGGCAAGAGCTGACCATCGTGATTCGAGGACGATTCGACTTCGCCTCCCACCAGGAATTTCGTGACGCCTACGAGCGCGTCAACATCACGCCCAAGCGCTATCAGGTCGACCTGCAGGACACCAGCTATCTGGATAGCTCGGCCCTCGGCATGCTCCTGCTGCTGCGCGATCACGCCGGCGGCGACGCGGCGCAGATTCGTCTGCTCAACTGCAGCAGCGATGTGCGCAAGATCCTCGCCATTTCCAACTTCGAGCAGTTGTTCCAGATCAGCTGA
- the fliJ gene encoding flagellar export protein FliJ, giving the protein MSLSRAKRLQPVVEMAEKAEREAARQLGHCQGLVGQAEAKLGELERFRGDYQQQWISEGSKGVSGQWLMNYQRFLSQLETAIGQQHQNLEWHRANLEKIRAIWQQRYARLEGLRKLVQRYIDEARLAEDKREQKLLDELAQRLIDRGEP; this is encoded by the coding sequence ATGAGTCTGAGCCGTGCCAAGCGTCTGCAGCCGGTCGTGGAAATGGCCGAGAAGGCCGAGCGCGAAGCCGCACGCCAGCTCGGTCATTGTCAGGGCCTGGTCGGCCAGGCCGAGGCCAAGCTGGGCGAGTTGGAGCGCTTTCGCGGCGATTACCAGCAGCAATGGATCAGCGAAGGCAGCAAGGGCGTCTCCGGCCAATGGCTGATGAACTATCAGCGCTTTCTCTCGCAGCTGGAGACGGCCATCGGCCAGCAGCATCAGAACCTCGAATGGCATCGCGCGAATCTGGAGAAGATTCGCGCCATATGGCAGCAGCGCTATGCGCGTCTGGAAGGGCTGCGCAAGCTGGTGCAGCGCTACATCGACGAGGCGCGGCTGGCCGAGGACAAGCGCGAGCAGAAGCTGCTCGACGAACTGGCGCAACGCCTGATCGATCGCGGCGAGCCCTGA
- the fliI gene encoding flagellar protein export ATPase FliI has translation MRLDRVSFARRLEGYTEAISLPSQPILEGRLLRMVGLTLEAEGLRAAIGSRCLVINGDSYHPVQVEAEVMGFSGGKIYLMPVGSLAGIAPGARVVPLPDAGRLPMGMSMLGRVLDGAGRALDGKGGMKAEDWVPVDGPAINPLNRDPISQPLDVGIRTINGLLTVGRGQRLGLFAGTGVGKSVLLGMMTRFTEAEIIVVGLIGERGREVKEFIDEILGAEGLKRSVVVASPADDAPLMRLRAAQYCTRIAEYFRDKGKNVLLLMDSLTRYAQAQREIALAIGEPPATKGYPPSVFAKLPRLVERAGNGEAGGGSITAFYTVLSEGDDQQDPIADAARGVLDGHFVLSRRLAEEGHYPAIDIESSISRVMPQVVPPEQLKQAQRFKQLWSRYQQSRDLISVGAYVPGGDADTDLAIARQPQMAQYLRQGLGESVDMAQSREQLAAVLGA, from the coding sequence ATGCGCCTTGATCGGGTGAGTTTCGCCCGGCGTCTGGAGGGCTACACCGAGGCGATCAGCCTGCCCAGCCAGCCCATACTCGAAGGCCGCCTGCTGCGCATGGTGGGCCTGACCCTGGAGGCAGAAGGCCTGCGCGCCGCCATCGGCAGCCGCTGCCTGGTGATCAATGGCGACAGCTACCACCCCGTGCAGGTCGAGGCCGAGGTCATGGGCTTTTCCGGCGGCAAGATCTACCTGATGCCCGTGGGCAGTCTGGCCGGGATTGCACCTGGCGCCCGCGTGGTGCCGCTGCCCGATGCCGGCCGCCTGCCGATGGGCATGTCAATGCTCGGCCGGGTGCTCGACGGCGCCGGCAGGGCGCTCGACGGCAAGGGCGGGATGAAGGCCGAGGACTGGGTGCCGGTCGACGGGCCTGCCATCAATCCGCTCAATCGCGATCCCATCAGCCAGCCGCTGGATGTCGGCATTCGCACCATCAACGGCCTGCTCACCGTCGGACGCGGCCAGCGTCTGGGCCTGTTCGCCGGTACCGGCGTGGGCAAGTCGGTGCTGCTGGGCATGATGACCCGTTTCACCGAGGCCGAGATCATCGTCGTCGGCCTGATCGGCGAGCGCGGTCGCGAGGTCAAGGAGTTCATCGACGAGATTCTCGGCGCCGAAGGCCTCAAGCGTTCGGTGGTGGTGGCTTCGCCCGCTGACGATGCGCCATTGATGCGTCTGCGCGCGGCGCAATACTGCACGCGCATCGCCGAATATTTCCGCGACAAGGGCAAGAACGTGCTGCTGCTGATGGATTCGCTGACCCGCTATGCCCAGGCGCAGCGCGAGATCGCCCTGGCCATCGGCGAGCCGCCGGCAACCAAGGGTTATCCGCCTTCGGTGTTCGCCAAGCTGCCCCGGCTGGTCGAGCGCGCCGGTAATGGCGAGGCGGGCGGTGGTTCGATCACGGCCTTCTACACGGTATTGAGCGAGGGCGACGACCAGCAGGACCCCATCGCCGATGCGGCGCGCGGCGTACTCGACGGCCACTTCGTGCTGTCGCGGCGGCTGGCGGAGGAGGGGCACTATCCGGCCATCGACATCGAATCGTCGATCAGCCGGGTGATGCCGCAGGTGGTACCGCCGGAGCAGCTCAAGCAGGCGCAGCGTTTCAAGCAACTCTGGTCGCGCTATCAGCAGAGCCGCGATCTGATCAGCGTCGGCGCCTACGTACCGGGCGGCGACGCCGACACCGATCTGGCCATCGCCCGGCAACCGCAGATGGCCCAGTACCTGCGCCAGGGCCTCGGCGAAAGCGTGGACATGGCGCAGAGCCGCGAGCAGCTGGCGGCGGTGCTGGGGGCGTGA
- the fliH gene encoding flagellar assembly protein FliH, whose amino-acid sequence MAAKEPESELIRAKDLGTFDRWALPSFDAPGEESAESEAAPAEEPAAAAEGEAQDLGQVEEVALEDVKPLTLDELEAIRQDAYNEGFATGEKDGFHAGQLKAKQEADAALALKIGSLEKLMAQLLEPIAEQDQQMELALVRLVSHMTREVIQRELSIDSSQIRQVLREALKLLPMGADNVRIQVNPQDFEVIKALRERHEENWRILEDDSLLPGGCRIESEHSQIDASVETRMAQALKQLFEQQRAQFTQPPEADISLDLDAGDAP is encoded by the coding sequence ATGGCCGCCAAGGAGCCGGAGAGCGAGCTGATTCGCGCCAAGGACCTGGGTACGTTCGATCGCTGGGCGCTGCCCAGCTTCGATGCGCCTGGCGAAGAGTCCGCAGAGAGCGAGGCGGCTCCAGCCGAAGAGCCCGCCGCTGCGGCCGAAGGCGAGGCGCAGGACCTCGGCCAGGTCGAGGAAGTCGCGCTGGAGGACGTCAAGCCGCTGACGCTCGATGAGCTCGAGGCGATCCGCCAGGATGCCTACAACGAAGGTTTTGCCACCGGCGAGAAGGACGGCTTTCACGCCGGTCAGCTCAAGGCCAAGCAGGAGGCCGATGCCGCGCTGGCGCTGAAGATCGGCAGCCTGGAAAAACTCATGGCGCAACTGCTCGAGCCCATCGCCGAGCAGGACCAGCAGATGGAGCTGGCCCTGGTTCGCCTGGTCAGCCATATGACGCGCGAGGTGATCCAGCGCGAGCTGAGCATCGATTCCAGTCAGATTCGCCAGGTCCTGCGCGAGGCGCTCAAGCTGCTGCCGATGGGGGCGGACAACGTGCGCATCCAGGTCAACCCGCAGGACTTTGAGGTCATCAAGGCCCTGCGTGAGCGCCATGAAGAGAACTGGCGCATTCTCGAGGACGACAGCCTGCTACCCGGCGGCTGCCGCATCGAGTCGGAGCACAGCCAGATCGACGCCAGCGTGGAAACGCGCATGGCGCAGGCGCTCAAGCAGCTATTCGAGCAGCAGCGCGCGCAGTTCACCCAACCGCCCGAGGCCGACATAAGCCTCGATCTGGACGCCGGCGATGCGCCTTGA
- the fliG gene encoding flagellar motor switch protein FliG has product MSDNRTATKLNKVDKAAILLLSLGETDAAQVLRHLGPKEVQRVGVAMAGMRNIHREQVEQVMAEFVDIVGDQTSLGVGADGYIRKMLTQALGEDKAGNLIDRILLGGSTSGLDSLKWMEPRAVADVIRYEHPQIQAIVVAYLDPDQAGEVLSHFDHKVRLDIILRVSSLNTVQPSALKELNQILEKQFSGSANTTRATMGGVKRAADIMNFLDSSVEGQLMDSIREVDEDLSTQIEDLMFVFDNLADVDDRGIQALLREVSSEVLVLALKGADDAIKDKVFKNMSKRAAELLRDDLEAKGPVRVSDVEAAQKEILTIARRMAEAGEIVLGGKGGEEMV; this is encoded by the coding sequence ATGAGTGACAATCGAACCGCTACCAAGCTGAACAAGGTCGACAAGGCCGCCATTCTCCTGCTCTCGCTGGGCGAGACCGATGCGGCTCAGGTGCTGCGTCACCTCGGCCCGAAGGAAGTGCAGCGCGTCGGCGTGGCCATGGCCGGGATGCGCAACATTCACCGCGAGCAGGTCGAACAGGTAATGGCCGAGTTCGTCGACATCGTCGGCGACCAGACCAGCCTCGGCGTGGGCGCCGACGGCTACATCCGCAAGATGCTCACCCAGGCCCTGGGCGAGGACAAGGCCGGCAATCTGATCGACCGCATCCTGCTGGGCGGCAGCACCAGCGGCCTGGACAGCCTGAAATGGATGGAGCCGCGCGCCGTTGCCGATGTGATTCGCTACGAGCACCCGCAGATCCAGGCCATCGTGGTCGCCTATCTCGACCCGGACCAGGCCGGCGAGGTGCTCAGCCACTTCGACCACAAGGTGCGCCTGGACATCATTCTGCGCGTGTCCTCGCTCAACACCGTGCAGCCGTCTGCCCTCAAGGAGCTCAACCAGATTCTCGAGAAGCAGTTCTCCGGCAGCGCCAATACCACGCGCGCCACCATGGGCGGGGTCAAGCGTGCGGCGGACATCATGAACTTCCTCGACAGTTCGGTGGAAGGTCAGCTGATGGACTCGATCCGCGAGGTGGACGAGGACCTGTCGACGCAGATCGAGGACCTGATGTTCGTCTTCGACAACCTGGCCGACGTCGACGACCGCGGCATCCAGGCGCTGCTGCGCGAGGTGTCCTCCGAAGTGCTGGTGCTGGCGCTCAAGGGCGCCGACGACGCGATCAAGGACAAGGTGTTCAAGAACATGTCCAAACGTGCCGCCGAGCTGCTGCGTGACGACCTGGAAGCCAAGGGGCCGGTCCGCGTCAGCGACGTCGAGGCGGCGCAGAAGGAAATCCTCACCATTGCCCGGCGCATGGCCGAGGCCGGCGAGATCGTGCTCGGTGGCAAGGGCGGCGAGGAGATGGTTTAG
- the fliF gene encoding flagellar basal-body MS-ring/collar protein FliF, with protein sequence MAEAAVANVPVKSEAAEPKKPLFGLSFLENLAEMSVLRQLGLLVGLAASVAIGFAVVLWSQQPDYRPLYGSLNGLDATQVVETLNAAGINYTVEPNSGALLVKADDLSRARLRLAAAGVAPTDNSVGFEILDREQGLGTSQFMEATRYRRGLEGELARTVSSLNNVKAARVHLAMPKASVFVRDERKPSASVLVELYPGRALEPSQVMAIVNLVATSVPELDKGQVTVVDQKGNLLSDQQELSELTMAGKQFDYTRRMETLFTQRVHNILQPVLGTGRYKAEVSADVDFSSVESTSEMFNPDQPALRSEQQVNEQRQSSLPPQGVPGALSNQPPGAAAAPEQAGGAAGAAGPVAPGQPLVDANGQQITDPITGQPMLAPYPADKREQSTRNFELDRSISYTKQQQGRLRRLSVAVVVDDQVRVDPTTGEATRVPWSADDLARFTRLVQDSVGFDASRGDSVSVINTAFTASLGEEIPDIPFYTQPWFWDIVKQVLGVLFILVLVFGVLRPVLNNITGGGKGKGLAETGDVELGEMAGLDGELSEDRVSLGGPQSILLPSPSEGYDAQLNAIKSLVAEDPGRVAQVVKEWINADE encoded by the coding sequence ATGGCTGAGGCAGCAGTAGCAAACGTACCGGTTAAGAGCGAAGCAGCGGAGCCCAAGAAGCCGCTGTTCGGCTTGAGCTTCCTGGAAAATCTCGCCGAGATGTCGGTGCTGCGTCAGCTCGGCCTGCTGGTCGGTCTGGCCGCCAGCGTGGCCATCGGCTTTGCCGTGGTGCTCTGGTCGCAGCAGCCGGACTATCGTCCGCTGTATGGCAGCCTCAATGGCCTGGATGCCACCCAGGTGGTGGAAACGCTCAATGCCGCGGGCATCAACTACACCGTCGAGCCCAACTCCGGCGCCTTGCTGGTCAAGGCCGACGATCTGAGCCGTGCGCGTTTGCGCCTGGCCGCCGCCGGTGTGGCGCCCACCGACAACAGCGTCGGCTTCGAGATTCTCGACCGCGAGCAGGGCCTGGGTACCAGTCAATTCATGGAGGCCACCCGCTATCGTCGTGGCCTGGAAGGCGAGCTGGCGCGTACCGTGTCCAGCCTCAACAACGTCAAGGCTGCGCGCGTGCATCTGGCCATGCCCAAGGCTTCGGTGTTCGTGCGTGACGAGCGCAAGCCGTCCGCATCGGTGCTGGTGGAGCTCTATCCGGGGCGGGCGCTGGAGCCCAGCCAGGTGATGGCCATCGTCAATCTGGTCGCTACCAGCGTGCCGGAGCTGGACAAGGGCCAGGTCACCGTGGTCGACCAGAAGGGCAACCTGCTGTCGGATCAGCAGGAACTCTCCGAGCTGACCATGGCCGGCAAGCAGTTCGACTACACCCGCCGCATGGAAACGCTGTTCACCCAGCGCGTGCACAACATCCTGCAGCCGGTGCTGGGCACCGGCCGCTACAAGGCTGAGGTATCGGCCGACGTGGATTTCAGCTCGGTGGAGTCCACCTCCGAGATGTTCAACCCGGACCAGCCGGCGCTGCGCAGCGAGCAGCAGGTCAACGAGCAACGTCAGAGCAGCCTGCCGCCGCAAGGTGTGCCTGGCGCGCTATCCAATCAGCCGCCCGGTGCTGCGGCCGCTCCCGAACAGGCCGGTGGCGCTGCGGGGGCTGCCGGCCCGGTAGCCCCCGGGCAGCCGCTGGTGGATGCCAACGGTCAGCAGATCACCGACCCGATTACCGGTCAACCGATGCTGGCGCCGTACCCGGCCGACAAGCGTGAGCAGTCCACGCGCAACTTCGAGCTGGACCGTTCGATCAGCTACACCAAACAGCAGCAGGGGCGCCTGCGCCGTCTGTCGGTGGCCGTGGTGGTGGATGACCAGGTACGCGTCGACCCAACCACCGGCGAAGCCACCCGAGTGCCGTGGAGCGCCGACGATCTGGCTCGCTTCACGCGTCTGGTGCAGGACTCGGTGGGCTTCGATGCCAGCCGTGGCGACAGTGTCAGCGTGATCAACACCGCCTTTACCGCCTCGCTGGGCGAAGAGATTCCGGACATTCCGTTCTACACCCAGCCCTGGTTCTGGGACATCGTCAAGCAGGTGCTCGGCGTACTGTTCATCCTGGTGCTGGTGTTCGGCGTGCTGCGTCCGGTGCTCAACAACATCACCGGCGGTGGCAAGGGCAAGGGGCTGGCCGAAACCGGCGACGTCGAGTTGGGCGAGATGGCCGGCCTGGATGGCGAACTGTCCGAAGATCGCGTCAGCCTGGGCGGCCCGCAAAGCATACTGCTGCCCAGCCCCAGCGAGGGGTATGATGCACAATTGAACGCCATCAAGAGTCTGGTGGCCGAAGATCCTGGTCGCGTGGCCCAGGTAGTGAAAGAGTGGATCAACGCCGATGAGTGA
- the fliE gene encoding flagellar hook-basal body complex protein FliE, with translation MSQGVEFNRLMLEMRAMQAEAMARQKPAASEPVQGMPSFSEMLGQAVNKVNETQQASSKLATAFEMGQSGVDLTDVMIASQKASVSFQAMTQVRNKLVQAYQDIMQMPV, from the coding sequence ATGTCCCAGGGTGTCGAATTCAATCGCTTGATGCTGGAAATGCGAGCCATGCAGGCCGAGGCCATGGCCCGGCAAAAGCCGGCTGCCAGCGAGCCGGTGCAGGGCATGCCGAGTTTCTCGGAGATGCTCGGTCAGGCGGTGAACAAGGTCAACGAGACCCAGCAGGCCTCCAGCAAGCTCGCCACCGCTTTCGAGATGGGACAGAGCGGGGTCGATCTGACCGACGTGATGATCGCCTCACAGAAAGCCAGCGTATCCTTTCAAGCCATGACCCAGGTGCGTAACAAGCTGGTTCAGGCTTATCAAGACATCATGCAGATGCCGGTCTGA